AAAGTGAGTGAAATTTGTCTACACGAAGTGCTTTTGGACTGTTCTCACCTAAAGCGAATATTATTGCATCAAGAATATTGCTTTTGCCAGATCCATTTGGTCCAGTTACAGCTATTAGACCTTTTTGAAAATTTAGTGAAATGTTCTTTGATCCAAACGATTTAAATCCAAAAACATCTAATTTCTTGATGTAGACCAAAATTATATTATATTTGGATGTTTTCTTTCTTTATTAATTCTTTTTTTTATAGGTCATTTTTGTATGTTGTTGTTGTTATTTTGTTGTTTTTGAATAGTTATTATTTTGACATTTTTAGCGTCTTTGGTGTGTCTTGATTTATCTGGATTCAGTGCTCCTGACGCAACCTTACCGAATGTGTCAATTATTTTAAAGTCATGCTCAGGTATTAATGACATTATTTTTCTAAAATCCTGTTCGTTTTCCACAATAATTTGAATAGTCCCGTCTTGGCTCAATTTAGACATATACGAATGAAGGAGATTTTTTAGAATCCTTTCTTTATTAATTCTTTTTTCAGAATTATCACAAAAGATTGTGATCATGAAATTATCAACGGATTTATCTTTTATGAAAGGTAGAATGTTGTCCGGGTTGCCTGGAAGAATCTCTAAATTCTCTATTTGAAGCTCTGATAATTTGGTTTGTGCCTTTATTATTTCGTCTTTATCTCTTATAATTCCTATATGATATTCGTTCTTATTATGAAGAGCAGTGTTAATTAAATAATCGCAATTACTGACCAATACATCCATGTTAATTTTTTCATATTTTGTTTTAGCATCTAAAATTAGATTGTTTATTTTGTTTGATGGATTTCCCTCGTGAAAAAATTGATATACATTGTCCCATTTTTGTCTGAAAACATCTGGAAAGGTTTTTCTTGATATTATGTCCTTGAATAATGAGCCTTCTGAAAATAATGACAAAAATCTGTCAGTTCTAGAAACAGCTCCTACCAATGGAAAATCTAATTCTTCGTACAATTTTACCACTCTGTTCCATGCTAAAAGAGGATCAGAACTAAGATATGTTACTGATAGATCAGCTAATGATAGAATTTCTGCAATTAGGTTAATTTTCTCTACGGAAAAATCTTGACCATCTATCTCTTTTAGTAACTGATTAAAATTGTTATAAGCATTTTCATTAAAGGGAAAGTCGGTTCTCCAAATTAAAGCTTCAACTATTTTACCTTCGACTCTAGTTTCTATGTCATTTAACATTTCTGGATGAGTAGTAGCAAATTCTTGCGCCTCTACCAAAGGAGGGGATGCATTTTTTCTAAAAAACCTTACTAGTTCTTCGCTATTTAGTATAAAATATGCATCATGAATTCTTTTTCTTTTTATTTCCGTTATGGTGTTTGCTACTGTGGGAACTCTTGAATACATCAAATCATAATGAGAGGTACCTTGCACCGGATCGTAATCATGCAACAATGCTGCAACTAGCATTATTTCATAGTCTCTTTTGGTAATGGTGTAACCATGAATTTCCTTTGGTAACATGTTTAGGCTCATATATGCGACCTCTAGAGAATGATGTAGATTATGATATTCACTCGATCCTTCTCCTAAGCCTAGCTTATCGTATTCTTTTTTTAGATATTGGGTCAATAAATGCAATTTAGTCAATGAT
This Candidatus Nitrosocosmicus oleophilus DNA region includes the following protein-coding sequences:
- a CDS encoding HD domain-containing protein, translated to MGGKIDLNVGESIKKWTFNLSYYDYASCFFISLSFASMITTGIFAIPLISDLFSGKELDWNRDWTNVLFTTTSALGCIWGLMAHSQFDNTAKMIRNTWHSCRKLDPFIGEYDYETFNPETNHLEDGYAYHSLVDFWDRENEVPHWLDKGKYWKILLELRKVNKNVRLEVTKDVNLPFKRGKGNVVVILKKFNQVDSPGKKNESTDNKNAIFRIIIPQWLVINTEYKRFNIFSQTEINTVTSILSDVNKNIPKIIDEIIFKEEPFLKYSGNVLTSLSTYLNKSLPIRIVYSRIIEILPGVKERQIQYTNENLSSVSLDYLIDSILLKARTIGINEESLTKLHLLTQYLKKEYDKLGLGEGSSEYHNLHHSLEVAYMSLNMLPKEIHGYTITKRDYEIMLVAALLHDYDPVQGTSHYDLMYSRVPTVANTITEIKRKRIHDAYFILNSEELVRFFRKNASPPLVEAQEFATTHPEMLNDIETRVEGKIVEALIWRTDFPFNENAYNNFNQLLKEIDGQDFSVEKINLIAEILSLADLSVTYLSSDPLLAWNRVVKLYEELDFPLVGAVSRTDRFLSLFSEGSLFKDIISRKTFPDVFRQKWDNVYQFFHEGNPSNKINNLILDAKTKYEKINMDVLVSNCDYLINTALHNKNEYHIGIIRDKDEIIKAQTKLSELQIENLEILPGNPDNILPFIKDKSVDNFMITIFCDNSEKRINKERILKNLLHSYMSKLSQDGTIQIIVENEQDFRKIMSLIPEHDFKIIDTFGKVASGALNPDKSRHTKDAKNVKIITIQKQQNNNNNIQK